One stretch of Pyrenophora tritici-repentis strain M4 chromosome 4, whole genome shotgun sequence DNA includes these proteins:
- a CDS encoding DUF2076 multi-domain protein, with the protein MADFAPPPGPPPPKVPEGWKAVWNAQYSEWFYVNTYTKQSQWEQPTQPAHAPGDAPPPGAPPGYSHPGSGAVGGQSTGASEKGSFGSNNPYANISDDEAFARKLQEEENARANAHADASRGQSNDYYNNQSGQVQPPQYGAYGQQNPYVQGQYQEQQTQDKSSSKGKGFLGKLLGKASGSSSSHQQPQQVGYGQPAYGHAGAGGYYGGGHGQPMGGGMPMAGGRRPGGGGMGMGGMALGAGGGLLAGGLMGSAMAGDGGDTYVENNYGDDGGMDGGDMGGGDMGGGDMGGDMGGGDF; encoded by the exons ATGGCCGACTTCGCACCCCCACCA GGACCTCCCCCACCAAAAGTACCAGAAGGCTGGAAAGCCGTCTGGAACGCACAGTACAGCGAATGGTTCTACGTCAACACCTACACCAAGCAGTCGCAGTGGGAACAGCCCACGCAGCCCGCCCACGCACCTGGCGATGCGCCACCTCCAGGCGCTCCCCCGGGCTATTCACACCCCGGCAGCGGAGCCGTCGGAGGCCAATCCACCGGCGCAAGTGAGAAGGGCAGCTTCGGCAGCAATAACCCGTACGCAAATATAAGCGACGACGAGGCTTTTGCGAGGAAATTACAAGAAGAGGAGAATGCGCGTGCGAATGCTCACGCTGATGCTTCGCGCGGTCAGTCAaacgactactacaacaacCAGTCGGGTCAGGTGCAACCACCACAGTATGGCGCTTATGGCCAGCAGAACCCGTACGTCCAGGGACAGTACCAGGAGCAGCAAACACAGGATAAGAGTAGTAGCAAGGGTAAAGGCTTTCTAGGCAAACTTCTCGGCAAGGCATCTGgctcgtcgtcgtcgcaTCAACAACCACAGCAGGTCGGATACGGCCAGCCGGCGTACGGTCATGCGGGCGCAGGGGGTTACTACGGCGGTGGACACGGTCAGCCTATGGGTGGCGGTATGCCCATGGCCGGAGGCAGGCGTCCGGGAGGTGGCGGCATGGGAATGGGTGGTATGGCTCTTGGAGCTGGAGGTGGTTTACTAGCCGGTGGGCTCATGGGTTCTGCAATGGCTGGTGATGGTGGCGATACTTATGTCGAGAACAACTATGGTGATGACGGTGGTATGGACGGAGGCGATATGGGCGGTGGTGACATGGGAGGTGGGGATATGGGCGGTGACATGGGAGGAGGAGACTTCTGA
- a CDS encoding FAD dependent oxidoreductase encodes MSTESQKRNIVIIGGGIIGSTTAYFLSHHPAFNKETDTITLLEATKVAGGASGKAGGLLGLWAYPSCIVPLSYKLHQELASKHNGAERWGYRAVHCGQVDMYGVLAKKSSKEGDGDVNGKSNHVSLQKRTQKAMSLLRAAGVPKDLDWVAAEGMQSYEEMGTPLTTAQVHPYLFTTSMAQLAEERGVRILFGSATSINQDGNNTVTSVSYKPKDSDTEQIQTLPATTVILTAGPWTQTIWSPSPISALRAHSITIRPSRPVSAYALFTSITLPTSPTNKRGETVTPEIYARPNNEVYACGSGDHLVPLPTSSDLVACDESRCDEIFEQVASVSEELRDGEVTAKQACYLPEGLLMGAGHTCWGIQNGPATGKLLSEIVWEGEARSAEIGGLDPRKFGV; translated from the exons ATGTCGACCGAATCACAAAAACGCAACATTGTAATCATCG GTGGCGGCATAATTGGCTCAACCACAGCCTACTTTCTCTCACACCACCCAGCCTTCAACAAAGAAACCGACACAATCACCCTCCTAGAAGCCACCAAGGTCGCAGGCGGCGCCTCAGGAAAAGCCGGCGGCCTCCTAGGCCTCTGGGCGTACCCAAGTTGCATTGTACCACTTAGTTACAAACTGCACCAAGAGCTAGCTTCCAAACACAATGGCGCTGAGCGCTGGGGCTACCGCGCTGTGCATTGTGGTCAAGTTGACATGTACGGAGTGTTAGCCAAGAAGAGCAGCAAAGAAGGGGATGGTGATGTGAATGGTAAAAGTAACCATGTGAGTTTGCAGAAAAGAACCCAGAAAGCAATGTCGTTACTGCGTGCAGCCGGCGTACCGAAAGATCTAGACTGGGTGGCTGCAGAAGGCATGCAATCGTACGAGGAAATGGGTACACCGCTTACGACCGCACAAGTACATCCGTATCTTTTTACTACGAGCATGGCGCAACTCGCCGAGGAACGCGGTGTGAGAATCCTCTTTGGGTCCGCTACAAGTATCAACCAAGATGGTAACAACACGGTAACATCCGTATCCTACAAGCCCAAAGACTCAGACACGGAACAAATCCAAACCCTCCCCGCAACAACCGTCATCCTAACCGCCGGCCCCTGGACACAAACAATCTGGTCCCCCTCACCCATCTCCGCCCTCCGCGCCCATAGTATAACAATCCGGCCCTCCCGGCCCGTCTCCGCCTACGCCCTCTTCACCTCCATCACCCTACCCACCAGCCCCACCAACAAACGCGGCGAAACCGTAACACCGGAAATCTACGCCCGGCCCAACAACGAAGTCTACGCCTGCGGCTCAGGCGATCACCTCGTTCCCTTACCCACGTCCTCCGACCTCGTTGCATGCGATGAAAGTCGTTGTGACGAGATTTTCGAGCAGGTAGCTTCCGTCTCTGAGGAACTGAGAGATGGAGAGGTTACGGCGAAGCAGGCGTGTTATTTGCCCGAG GGCTTGTTGATGGGGGCTGGGCATACGTGTTGGGGGATTCAGAATGGGCCTGCGACGGGGAAGTTGTTGAGTGAGATTGTGTGGGAGGGCGAGGCAAGGAGTGCGGAGATTGGGGGGTTGGATCCGAGGAAGTTTGGGGTTTGA